The window CATGAACACAGCACACATTTGCGACTCGGTGTGTGTCTCCAGACGGCTCCTCCTCTCATCTCATCCCAGCCAGAAAATGACCTAGATTCTGCAGGCTGATGGGTGTGTTTACATAAACAGAACACTGATGATATTGTCAGTCAGACAGCATCACTCACAGTGGTGAGGAGAGGGATGCTCTTACAGTAACTAAAGCTCCAATCCACCTCCTATCATGATGAAATACTCTGCAGAGCCACAGATCCCTGCTGTTCTCTGACTGCATGCATGATGGTGTTAATGGCTATTGATCCCTCTGGCTGGCAGGCAGCCAAAATATCCTGATGTTACTCCTGctagatatatttatttttgcactgaaTCACAAGCTGCCTTCTGTTATTAGACTCCCCAAAGGATTCAGGTCTCAGAAAAGGTTTACATCTCTCTCTTCTCATCATGAATATCCAGATAGGTCATGTCCTTGCTCTCCTCTTGAGCTCTCTATCCCCCCGTGACTGTGTCCTGAATAATCTGTCCCTGATTCATCTTTTGTTCCAGTGCTTGTTCCTGCCCCAGCTGTggggttttttgttgtttgttttttttaaagcagagaAGGGAGGGGTGATTGGGATTTGTTTTGTTCAACATCTGGCCATGCATCAGTCCTAAATGCTAGCTTATGCCTAAATTGTATCTCACAAGGTATTCTGTGTGCGTGTATCCTCATACAGATTGGACagaaaaccatttttttttttctgtattatcCTGCAGCTGGCCTAATACAGGGCAGGATGTGCAAAACTACCATTTCACATcttgtattttaaaatattaaaatattaaacccAATTGTCATATTGTTGCCAATGAAGAAGGGAagatgttttcagtttttggacTTTGCTTTGTTTCAGTTAGCATGTTCTCCTACTTTTTCAGGGAAGTTTCCTCCTGTAGTTCAAAGTGGATTGGAGACTGACAGCCTGTCTAAAGTGTATCCTTACCTTCaccccaatgcatgctgggatatgcTCCAGTGCCCCCTTGACAAAGGAAAAAGCAGGTAAAGAATATAAATGGGAGGGAGGTACAGACAGAACGATGCAGTTTGCACACTGAGAGCTTTTAACTGTGAGATTGTCCATAGAGGCAACAAAGAACATGTTATTTTATAAAGTGCATGAAGAGCCACTTCCTCCGGACCAGATGAGAAGAATGGGGAGCTGGAACGGTGCAGCCTCTCTGGGAAAACTACTTAACCTCATAGGGTTAAATACAGCTCAGGCTCCATGTCCCTACAGGTTTTTTGCAAATGGGGTAAGCCACTCCCCGGAAAGCGTAGCTgttatggcgccattttgatgctaccaagccatcacctcccgttagcattccattgactgccattcattttggcgccactttgacagcgaataactttacatctgaaacgtttaaagactttttttgtccattgtttatttctaaagaaacacgacaatgtatgaAAGGCTCCAtcaccttgtacctcacgttatggctccgtagtagacgtttttgtaaaaataggctaacgattgtgtcataaccacgcgactttctgtcgcatagtagaggaattaccgtatagtacaggagaagctcgcaggcagtttcgacttacagtCGCTGTTTAAgattaattactaatgttaactagcattttagttagcaataattagcctgtgtccatgttatctccttacatatgcctacgctctccgtctctgcaagattgggaatgattgagatttctcttgtcacagctaccagaagacttccaactttcagacaggttgctcacgtcacatttacgccatctctctcagttggaggctgcgcagtaacgctcagtgctcaccggaaaagtgcttctaatatccttcactgttctccgtccagagcaacgagatcttttggtccattttatatatgtctatgttttttacatatttaatgaTTCAGCTGATCACACCTGAGCAGCAACTGAAGCCTTTTATAAACGTAATCAAAACAAATCCATGGTCACATATTTAAAGAACAAAGCATACATAGTGattctaaaaatgttttaaaatgtttttttgtcatatgcAGCCAGTTATAGTTCATCAAGATTATATTATGCAGGAAAATAAGCCTAAAGAAGtggggaaatgtgtttttgtctgttacaAAGATATATGTTGTGATACATCTTCTTTCAAcaagttttaaaatgttctccACTTTAATAATTGCGTGATTTCCACCTGTTGGGACCTGATTACAGGTTTTTTGCAGGATTGGTGTTAATAAAAACTCATTATTTTACTAATTCATTGTAAGCCTGTAACTCTCCACAGAAatctttaatacatttttcagtTATTGCACAATGAATAACGGGCATGTCTTCCTGttgcaaaacaaacacatgaaaagatgaaaaaagaagaaaaagaacaaaaactgaGAAATCTATATTCCCGTATGATTTCGAATTCAAATTTTCTAAGTTTCTAAATGAACTAAATTCATTTAATTTTATGATTTAAGTGGGGTTTTCTAGTTAGACTAAAAAAAGATGATGAATTATAATTTGGCATAACACTTTTTCCTCCTTTACCGTGAGCATGAGTGTTTTATGCATTTTATGTCATGATTCCTGACCTTCCTGACGgttgaaggagagagagagagagagagtgagagagagagagagagagtgtgtgtgtgtgtgtgtgtgtgtgtgtgtgtgtgtgtgtgtgtgtgtgtgtgtgtgtgtgtgagagagagagagagacagtgctGATGCCAAAGTGATTGATAACTCTCCTCTCCAAGCTTTCAGTCTCAACCTTCTCAACTCTGTCCTGTAAAATGCCAGGTTGCCATGGTTACCCTTGCTCTTCATTCAGGGAAATGGgggagaataaaaaaagattttctcaCCCTCTCCTATGAAACACTCTTGCTGAGCTATCCTGGGGGGTCGAGAGGAGAGCGCTGACCTGCCTGACGAGATTTGGgaaaacagtgacagaaagCAAACGTTTAGCTGCATCTTCAAACCCAAACGATTCGAAAGCGATGTCGAAATGTGGCCGAGCTGATTGCCGCTGTCGTTTCCATCCTTATTAGAGCAACTCATTTCCATTTCCACTACATTATCACTAAGTGCATGCCAGAGGTGGCTTTGATTTCTACAGCGCTTTGTAATAATGACCTCTAGTGGTTcctttgaaaacaaataaaaactctgACTCACACTGAACCTGTTTTAAAAGATGTCTGGATGATGAAAGATgtcacactcttttttttttttttttttgtcatctgcGATGGTGCCAAAAGAAGAAATGTAATCAAACACACGCCTTGCTGCATTTACATAAACCCCGATCATCCTTCCAGTGACTCCAGACTTACACTTTGAGACAGAAGTTAATCTTGTTATTGACAGAGTTGTGGTTTGAgccaagacagacagacacatgcacatgaCACAGTCCCCATAACAGAAGTAAACAGGATGAGATGCCTGCAGGGGGGGGATCAGTTTCTAACACCACCCACTTAGACCCAGAGTTTCCTCTGATGAAAGCCACAACATGGCCCAGAGTCCCCCTGTAAAAAGCTGTTTTTAACTCTGAACGACACCTAGCTTGTTTAACAAGGAGTTCTTTGATTGAAACCCTTTCAATTGCTTTGCTTCTGATTCTTTATACCAAAAACTTAGAAGGCCAAAGAAGTGGAAACCTTTGTACATTTGAATAAAGCCAGTATGCATTCATTCACGACAGTCTAGATCCAATAATGGACACTGATGGATGCCTGACCTACTTTGAAGATGTTATGCCCTTTAAAAACTGACCCCAGCGAGCAGGGAAAGCAGCCATTAGTGCCCCTGCTGGTGGATTACTAATAATTACAAACTAACATTAATTTTCCCATTCGAGTTTTCATGAATAATTAATTGCATGAAAATCAAATGACTGTTTGGAATAGACACCACTATAACGTTGTGAGATGAGCATAATATTACAACCTACAATTACTTTCATTGCAGTAAAGCCTCTTAAAGCCTCAGCTAGAAGTTGCTGCCATGCAAATGGATGCGGTGGTTGTTTTGAATCTAGAAATTAAACAATCACCCCTTATTCAATGTAATTTCATATTCAACACAGGGGTAGACAAAATAAAGTAATCAGTTCATGATTTCAGTTCAAAAATGTGCTTATTTTGCGAAAGCTGGTACAGGAGAGGGTCAGATTAGGTTGCCAATTAGCATTTTTTCACTTCTGCTGTCATGATTTCTATTTACCTTGAcatataaaacacttttttcttttacagtgcaacatttacttttatatttgtacttaagtacaatttataacaataaacaaaaacagtacGTAGTTGATTATGTACATGTTATGCTACTTTGCACTTCTATTTAACTGGCTACAATATAATACTAAATACTAAACTACAATAATAactaaaaaacattatttttctcatactgtccatctgaatatacctgtattcatgctctgtctgaaacgctctgttgtagcgcctgtctctttaaaggagaattctggttgatttcaacacgtagctctgttgtttgtaaatttggagtgctgtaactagtgagaaaaagaaaaacaatcggtgttgcctacagtttgcacccaggaggctgaaaccgggcaagttttaaatgtgcttttagcctcttaacatgtaaATTCTCCCTTAAgccccccctcctgaaaaagcccagtctgctctgattggtcagtgttcgCATCTGCACCCTCGGAGTCATTGCAGCCGGAAACTGTATTGGCACTGTAACAGGtaacagtagtagtacatgATATTATAtagtttttgtttggttttgttttaaatattatattatatagtgtgtatatactgtaaagtATAGTTGGGACATCACAACCGGACAGAAGTCCTGacagctcgtttaaaggcatTGGGCAAAGGCAGGATTGAGCCATTTgtttttcacagtatttatatggCACCTTAAATAATTAAGACATGTAAACAttgtagaaacccaaaatacaagtatgaaccttgAAGATATGTTTTGTCCCATTTTGCAATGAAACCTCACATTTCAAGGTGCTTTTAATAGTCACTGAGCCTAATATTATTCAGCTTTATTATTGTGAttgtatagtctatatccatgacattccacttccgggattgttcaggtgcctcCAGACATTCTGctggatgtctttcatttcgaccatatgtccgttaccttccgcattctttgtgttggcattttaaactcaatttatgaggactgtggttaactgctcctcagatctctgcagggtaaatccagacagctagctagactatctgtccaatctgagttttctgttgcacaactaaaacaacctttgaacgtatgttccacccaaacaagttccttcccgatgcCACTTTGCAGAGGTGCTGTTGCTCCGTGCtgcgcttagtgccgcccaagatgattgtgattggtttaaagaaatgccaataaaccagagcacatttttctcccatcccggaatgctgtgtggactagccagaccctcctccgcagtactgtggaggaaggtctggcaatgcgagactattgagattgtgtttcttttgtgtcttttctgcCCTTTAGTGCAGTCAGGCCTCTTCTCTCAGGATTTAATGTGACCAGCAGAGGGCAATAAGGTGACTCTTCTCCAGGTCTGAGGACATAACAGAGGCCTGTAAAAGGTACCTTTTGTCTCTGTTGTGAAAATGGTCTTGAATGCTGAAAGACACCGATAAAAGTCCTGGATTGTTTAATGCCCCGTCAAAATGTCTAATCTGCTTTGGGGCTTACGTGACAATTTCATAGAGCGAATAAATTGAGTCATTTCATTAGTCCGATAACATAATGCAGCACATGCAGGGAAAATCCAGAACTTCATAAATACACAAACGTGTCAACCAGCTGTTCATAGACTACACAAATACCCATTCTTACACAAATAAACTCTATCGTCACCGTTAATCACACAGTCACAGTAACATAGACAGCAGGTAGAGGCAGACACAAAGTACATTGTGAAATCCCAAAGCCTGAATGCAGCTTATTCATTGTTTTATATATAGCCTAACATGAGTCACTGGGTCTACTGAATGAGATAGCAGTTATTCAACATGACACAGCGCATGTCACTGCTGCTGACCTTGTTGCAAAATTTGCCTGCAGTGTCAAATATCTGAGATCCATCATTATCTGTTGCTGTATGTGCGTTGTCTTTCActtgaaatgttgaaaatgaaaaacatttaactgAGAGATTTCTCCTACGCACAATCTGCACATCACATCTGTGCTTCTTCCAGATGATCTTAACAGGGAATGCTGTTTGCAGAGACACCGCGCCCGCCTGAGAGGTGACAAAATGAAGGATTTTCCCACTGGAAACCTCAGGAGCATCATTTATTAGACTCAGAAATCCGCAAATGATTAGGAGACAATAGTCTGTGTATATCTTCTATGCCATATGTCCATCATGTTATTTCATGTTTACATGTCTTCTTCTGATGTATATGCCATTAGATaactaataaataaatcaaaattatcctgagtaaaaaagaaaatcctaaaTTTCAATCAAGTGATATTCTTACTACGAAAAGTACATCACAACTGAAATTATTGAAAATCAAATACCACTGAATTTATAGCACTGAAATATTTGAACTTGAAACGGGTAACTACAGGTAGTGTGATCCCTAAATcttgatttaaatatttttattatatatatgttaaatatgttgggttcaaaaaaaaaaaaaaaaaatgtaagtgcCCAGTCTTAAAGAAAATTCAACAAAATACACTTAAGTTGttcaacttaaaataaaaaaaataaaaaacaaatgcagttgCTCAAATTTGATTGGTGAAATTCGGACACAAAATGTCAACATTGAAACTAGAATATTCCAGCTAGCAAGGATGAGCAATCCAGCATGAATGGAATCAATCAGGTTATGTTCTTGTTCAATTAAAACGCAGAAGCATTTAAACTCCAAGGGTTGCCAGAGGCAAAGTATGACTGAATACCAGATTGCTTATTGAGAAATGTTTAACCTTGTGCAAAAGGTAGAATTAGATTTTTTCATGAACATTCAAAGTCTCttaaaaatagtttatttaaaaaagccataccacattcattttgaaataaGTACATGTACTGTTCTAGTACCATCACCACAGCACTGCTCTGCTTGTAGCTCTTGTCAAACCTGCATACTTTTTAAGTAACCTATCTTACATGTTATTTAAAACAGACTGCTAACACCACATGATATTGTATGACCATGTTTATGCATTCCGTCTCATACTGTTCCATTTATTTCAAGATCCCCCCTTTGAGAGCAACTGCACTCAGGCTGAATATATGTGTCATAAAAGCAACATCTTGAGGCCATTTCAGCGACTGAAATGAACAATCTGTATGTCTCCAAATTACAGATGTTAGTTGACTTCCATGCAGCTCTGTGCGATGTAAGTTGTTCAGTGCAGTTGGAATAAGAAAGACGCCAGGAGCAGTGGAACAACTCTGTGGCAGCAGCCAGAGCAAAAAGGAATTATAACATGGCTGCGAGACATGCAGATGGAGGCTTGAACATGAGATAAACTGGGGAGGATTTAAATATTGGACTTTCTTCTTTTCATCATGGCAAAAAAAGAAGCCTGAAGCTTCTTACCAGTTCAGTGCTGGATGAAGTCTCAGCTGGAATGACACAAGCCTTACAAAATCCATATCCGCTGAAAAGGCTATTGTATGACAGCTGGAAAAACAGCACTGAACACTTGTGCTCATCCAGTACGCTGACACAACTTCCGACACTGAGACAGATGGAAAAACACACCCATCCCACAGTTGTTAAATAACTACACATTTTAGCAACTAAGGGAATGTTTTACTTGAGTTAAATAGTCAGGCCTTTAACAGACATATACAGTGTATCAGTTTAAACAGTCTTGTTTTGTGTGCTATTGacttcagtttgtttttccaAACTTGCATTAGTTTAAAGAAACCTGTCAAATCAAACTCTTAACATGTACAAGACTTACAACAACAAACCAAATACTGTTCATTAGGCCTACATGATACAGCACATCATTCACTTTCAGTCTTTAGAACCATAATAAATCCATTCActcttttttaaaattaaatacataaaataagaaACTCTCACTGAGAGTTTCAAAGAAAGTGTAACACCACCATCAAAATTTTctccatacagtatgttttgacGTGTCAGCAACTGCTACCTAACCCTAGTGAAGTTAATCTAACATGACCACTGATAATATCAAAATATTCCAAATCACTGAACCTTTGTACCCATCAGCTGTTGTCTCtgatataaatatattgatattttCGTTGTATTCCatacaataaaaacatctttgaaacctttttatacaaaaaaaactcagctgtaaaaatatataatataacataatTAACTATGATGACGCTGAGGAGTCTCATGGGACAGTCTTATCCCCGAGCGTCTGTTTTCTGTTCACTCTGTCTCAGCTGTGTCATGCATAGAGATGCTGGCCTCCTGTTTCCGTTGCCTCTTGTGCCTCCAGAGCAGGACGGCCAGCAAGAGGAGCAGAAGGAAGCCCAGAGCTCCCCCAATGAGACCTGCTTTCAGAGGCAGACTTCTGTCACTGGGCTGGTACGTCAAACAGGATGGCGTACTGTTTCCCACATCATTCACCGCCACCACACAAACCTCTGCGATGGTGTCCACGTCTCCCACTCCGCCGCTCCTTCGGTCCTTCCCAAACATCTGCTTGTCTTCCCCCACTACTGTCACTTTATAACCTGTGACATATGAATAAGGTGCACACCACTGAAGTACAACCTCTGACCCGTTCCAGGACACTGATTTCAGCTCGGGAGCCAACGGAAGCTGATTATGTAAAGTGGACCCTCGACACGTGCAGCCGCTAGAGGCTGCCAGATCAGCACAGGGGGTCTGACTCTCCAGACAGGGATTGTACTTGCATTTGTCAGAGGTCCCTCCATATGGAGTCACTGTACTGGATACAGCAGGGGTGTATGGGTCTTCATAGTGAAAGTAATCCTCGGTCGAAACCCCACGTAGTGTCAGAGGTCTCATGGGATTTGTCCCTGCAACTTGTGATGTTGTTGGCAGATTAGAGTAACCTCTGATCAGAACCAGGCAAATGATCACCAGGGGGAAAGGAAGATGCCTTCTGGCAGCCATCGTGCTGTCTGGAAATTATAGAAAGGAAAATTCCATCAGTTAGCTTGAAAATCAGCTTTtgacttataaaaaaaaaagtatcagcCTCTTGGGTTTTCAGCCATGTGTACATTCACAGAGTgagtttcttgtttttttgcatAAAAGAGCCTAAATGAGGACAAAGTTATTTCTCCCCTGATGCTGTGTCTTTTTAGAGATGATACAACTGCACAGGGAATGAAACAAATGTCTTAAAAGCTTTCCTAACTTCAAAACATTAACCGTGTTCTATAAACCAGCGCACACAGTTTGTACTCGTAAGCAAATGGAAAAACTGTGGACACTTAATTAgttgaaatgtattattatgtgGCATGTTTGTCAATGATTTATGGTCTTGTATACAGAGCTGCTCGGAATAATCCTCATTTGTTAAGCTTCGGCGGTACTTTACTCTAATTCAGCATTCCAGGCGGTATTATTGCTCAACAGGTCCAAATGCCTGCACACCCAAGATTCAACGCAGCCCTTTCAGATGGATCCAGTTACAGGAAAGCTGCCTGTAGGATTTCCACAAGAATCCACACAAACATACCTAAAATATGCTCGGTGGTAGACATGCATAGAGAGGTAACAATGAAGCCCGTTCAAAAATCTCCTGTGTTTAACCTCATTGAAAATAGGAGCCACCATCGAATACTAATTCACTCTGTGCTCTTTGTTTTATTGACACAGCTGAACTCAATTTGCCTGTGTTAAGAGTGAAAGTATGTCAAATATGTAAAGTAATGAACGTACCTGTTGTTTGCAAGTTTGTAATCTTCATGAAAAGGTGAgtgagctcctctctcttcgTCTTTCCTCCACTTGCtgcctctcttgctctctcctccttttATGTTTCTCTTCTCCCCAACAATCACCTCCTTCTTTCTGCCCTCCCACAATCCCCCCTCATTCCTGACCCTTCTGACCCAGCTCCACCTCCCTCCTTGCACATGCTGTTAGTGGTATTACTATAGTCTGCTATTAGTTATGTCATCGCTACCTAATTTACTGGTGAAGTAAACCACATTGATTTCTGTTGCATTCCTTGGTGGTGTGTAGGTTTTTCAGAGCGTCTCACTTGTTAATGAACTCTTGTTTTCCTTTTAGGGCTGAGGGAAATTGAATAGGATTGGGAAATATCTGTGTCCGGGCTTGATTCATTGGTATTTGTCATCCCTGACATATTCCAGTGGCTCCAGACAGCATATTTAGCCACCTAACCTCTCACCTAAATAAAGTGTATGACTTACTGTAGCGTGTAACACTGCAGCAAAACTGAAAGGACTGTTGTGCAGCTGTTCACCAAAAGGCCGGAAATGAACCAGACTGGACTTGTTCGTGAATCATTTGTAATGTGTGAAATTGCCATGATGCAGGtacttttcttaaaaaaaactgaaatggattaaagaggtaaaataaaaagtggtgGTAAGTAATCTGAGATACCACCAACATCATAACAGAACTCCACTCAGCACTTCCAGGAAGAGAAGAActgaacaaaatgttttgttgaaGTGACGTGAAAAAGGCAACTTTATGTGACAGCTGTGCGGCCTTAAATCCAGCTGTACGCTCACATCTGCGCTCTGGTTTTGAGCATAGTCTGCAGAAAAAGTGACCACGATTAGCTCGCATTGTCCTGTACGAGAAGAAGTGAGTTCAGTCAGCTATGACTGAGAAACAAACTTTACTTATGGAGTCAGTTTGCATTTTATCTTCTGTATGTGTCATATTCCTGTGACACTATGCAAATATATTGCTTCTCTCCTTCATGTAATTCTGCAGGAACCAACATGTTGACAGGTATACCATCATGAATAACTATTTTACCCCCAGGAtaaattatttattacttttatttcttatatcgttatatataatatatttgaaTTCTGTCTTGTGTGAGCTGTCTGTGGGTGAGTGAATGTGTTTGGGTGTCAGTACATACAGGAAAGAGTGTGGGTGTGTACATGTGAAGGAGATGCATATTTGCAAGTAGGAAGAATGTGGCTATGTTTATGTATTGTGTAATACAGGTTGTGGTACGTATTATATCTGTATCTAATACTGGCAAAACATGTATGTATCTATTTTTTAAGTGAGTCAGTCGTACATCTGTAAAGAGTTCATCCATAACAATCCCATGAGAGAAACAGTGACACAAACCTTTTATAAGTTTTTAGGAACAGAGATGGTGTGTCAGGCAATATGAGCTTGTTGGAAATAGGGGTGAAGTCACTGAGTACGAGATGTTTCTGTTGTGACTCTGGAAGTAACACAAATTCAAGCAGATGGTAACTGTTAGACGGTTTGTTACATAAGCCCATAATCCACTGCCCCTCTTTGCCATGGACCACTTTTGGAACACAGTCACTTTTTCCCCAACCACTGTGTGGCTAGGATGCTTTCCTCATCAAAAACAAGTGTGTATGGAATGTATggatgtattattttttatgtgAAATGGAAGCAGTCCAAATGAATACTACCGGGTCCGATTATATTAACATCAAATAGCAAGAGGGCTTGATTTATAACATGCACAGTAAGATATGATCATGGCACCGTGTTGGCTATTGGGCCAACAAGGCAGATTTCACAAATTAATGGTGAAGTAAATCATTAATTGTGATGTTTCAACAGCTTAGggggaaaacaacacaaacttgGGGTGTCAGCTTTGGTTCACTCACTTCCCCGATGAGGCAAATGTGATCCATAAAACTAGACTTAACAAGATTCTTCTTTCATTACttcactttttaaacttttttttcgtCTTTAAAAGATCTAGCTGCTGTTAAAAAGATGCA is drawn from Sander vitreus isolate 19-12246 chromosome 13, sanVit1, whole genome shotgun sequence and contains these coding sequences:
- the LOC144527944 gene encoding leucine-rich repeat neuronal protein 4; the protein is MKITNLQTTDSTMAARRHLPFPLVIICLVLIRGYSNLPTTSQVAGTNPMRPLTLRGVSTEDYFHYEDPYTPAVSSTVTPYGGTSDKCKYNPCLESQTPCADLAASSGCTCRGSTLHNQLPLAPELKSVSWNGSEVVLQWCAPYSYVTGYKVTVVGEDKQMFGKDRRSGGVGDVDTIAEVCVVAVNDVGNSTPSCLTYQPSDRSLPLKAGLIGGALGFLLLLLLAVLLWRHKRQRKQEASISMHDTAETE